Proteins encoded within one genomic window of Chitinophaga parva:
- the serS gene encoding serine--tRNA ligase, with amino-acid sequence MLQVQFIRQNKELVLERLALRNFKEISVVEEVLSLDDRRKKLTLEYDETQAQVNASSKEIGKLMASGDKAGAEARKAAVATLKERLQPINDELKQVEEALTLALYKIPNLPHKSVPAGKTPEDNEVVRTGGNMPTLQEGAKPHWELATQYDLIDFELGTRITGSGFPVYKNKGARLQRALIQYFLDYNTGNGYTEFQPPYMVNAESATGTGQLPDKEGQMYHVTEDGFYLIPTAEVPVTNIYRDTIIKESELPIKMTAYTPCFRREAGSYGKDVRGLNRLHQFDKVEIVQLVHPDTSYHVLEEMVGHVEKLIQSLELPYRILRLCGGDMGFTSALTYDFEVYSAAQGRWLEVSSVSNFEGYQTNRLKARFKDGNGKSQLVHSLNGSSLALPRILACLLENHQTAEGIAIPAAVQPYFGSNKIG; translated from the coding sequence ATGTTACAGGTTCAATTTATTCGCCAGAACAAGGAATTGGTGCTGGAGCGCCTGGCGCTCAGGAATTTCAAGGAGATCAGTGTGGTAGAGGAAGTGTTGTCGCTCGATGACCGCCGCAAGAAACTGACCCTGGAGTATGATGAAACCCAAGCTCAGGTCAACGCTTCGTCCAAGGAGATCGGGAAGCTCATGGCCAGCGGCGACAAGGCCGGTGCGGAAGCCCGCAAAGCCGCAGTGGCTACACTGAAGGAGCGCCTGCAGCCCATCAATGACGAACTGAAACAGGTGGAGGAAGCCCTTACCCTGGCGCTGTATAAAATACCCAACCTGCCCCATAAATCAGTGCCTGCCGGCAAAACCCCGGAAGACAATGAAGTGGTGCGTACCGGAGGCAACATGCCCACCCTGCAGGAAGGCGCCAAGCCCCACTGGGAGCTGGCTACACAGTATGACCTGATCGACTTTGAACTGGGCACCCGCATTACCGGCAGCGGATTTCCCGTTTATAAAAATAAAGGGGCCCGCCTGCAACGCGCGCTTATCCAGTACTTCCTGGACTATAATACCGGCAACGGCTATACGGAGTTCCAGCCGCCTTACATGGTGAATGCGGAATCTGCCACCGGCACCGGCCAGCTGCCCGATAAAGAAGGCCAGATGTACCACGTAACGGAAGACGGCTTTTACCTCATTCCCACGGCAGAAGTACCGGTAACCAATATTTACCGCGATACCATTATCAAGGAAAGTGAGCTGCCCATTAAAATGACGGCTTACACACCCTGCTTCCGCCGCGAGGCTGGTTCTTACGGCAAGGACGTGCGTGGCCTCAACCGCCTGCACCAGTTTGACAAAGTGGAGATCGTGCAGCTGGTGCACCCGGACACCTCTTACCATGTGCTGGAGGAAATGGTGGGCCACGTGGAAAAGCTGATCCAGTCACTGGAACTGCCTTACCGCATCCTGCGCCTTTGCGGGGGCGATATGGGCTTTACATCTGCACTTACCTACGATTTTGAGGTATATTCCGCCGCACAGGGCCGCTGGCTGGAAGTTAGTTCCGTATCTAATTTTGAAGGATACCAGACTAACCGCCTGAAGGCCCGTTTCAAGGATGGCAATGGTAAGTCCCAACTGGTGCACAGCCTCAATGGCAGCTCCCTGGCGCTTCCCCGTATTCTGGCCTGTCTTTTGGAGAATCATCAGACAGCGGAAGGTATTGCTATCCCGGCCGCGGTGCAGCCCTACTTTGGCAGCAATAAGATCGGGTAA
- a CDS encoding GNAT family N-acetyltransferase produces the protein MHHFLPNGQSLVIRLPELDEAAALMHCLQQMTRESDFLLHTPEEALGMDIPGERAFIKSFRDQPNHLLLVAVVDGFIVGYLTVTQGRFYKQAHTGEMGIAILRNYWNLGIGRRLMTAMVRWAEDHPLLELIYFQVFAHNEKAIQLYRNFDFQECGRLPGGIRQKDGRRIDLVTMCRRVKQLS, from the coding sequence ATGCATCATTTCCTCCCTAACGGACAATCCCTGGTCATCCGCTTGCCTGAACTGGACGAAGCTGCGGCCCTGATGCACTGCCTGCAGCAAATGACCCGCGAATCCGATTTTCTCCTGCACACGCCGGAAGAAGCCCTGGGAATGGACATTCCCGGGGAACGGGCTTTTATCAAATCTTTCCGGGACCAGCCTAACCACCTGCTGCTGGTAGCAGTGGTGGATGGCTTCATTGTAGGCTATCTTACCGTAACCCAGGGCCGCTTTTATAAACAGGCCCACACCGGCGAAATGGGCATTGCCATTCTCCGCAACTACTGGAACCTGGGCATTGGCCGCCGCCTCATGACGGCCATGGTACGCTGGGCCGAAGACCATCCCCTCCTGGAGCTTATCTATTTCCAGGTGTTTGCCCACAATGAAAAAGCTATCCAGCTCTACCGCAATTTCGATTTCCAGGAGTGCGGTCGCCTGCCCGGTGGTATCCGCCAGAAAGACGGACGCCGCATAGACCTGGTGACAATGTGCAGGAGGGTGAAGCAGTTGTCCTAG
- a CDS encoding DUF1800 domain-containing protein has product MAFVKDNDRLRLQHLAWRAGFGETMPVITDWQNKRRNELVNKIVMGPAKAPLEPLYVIHDTDMPDYSRNKDMSTDQRKEIRQMNEQAIRDLNVSWMLEMIGSPNALREKMALFWHGHFACRTQNVFFNQQLLQVIRENALGNFADLLTAVSKSAAMLQFLNNQQNRKQHPNENFAREVMELFTMGRGHYSEQDVKEAARAFTGWGFDDTGTFVFRKNAHDEGRKTVLGKTGNFDGDDVLKILCEQEQTARFITRKIYAYFVNDQVDEDQVNKLAHKFYTSSYDIHGLMQHIFTSDFFYDNANVGNRIKSPVELLVGIRRTIPMLFDQEEVMLLFQRIMGQLLFYPPNVAGWPGGRAWIDSSSLMFRMRVPQVILYSQTLSVMPKELVPEMGEGQHYKATLAINDFLKRQYAKKINARINWEPYLSALSAIPRESLAPAIAQHLLGANNLPSALLDKYADAATRESYIKTVTIDVMSTPEYQLC; this is encoded by the coding sequence ATGGCGTTTGTGAAAGACAACGATCGCCTGCGCTTGCAACACCTGGCCTGGAGGGCCGGGTTTGGCGAAACGATGCCCGTTATCACAGACTGGCAGAACAAGCGCCGCAATGAGCTGGTCAACAAAATAGTAATGGGCCCCGCAAAAGCGCCCCTGGAGCCCCTGTATGTGATCCATGATACCGATATGCCGGATTACAGCCGCAACAAGGACATGAGCACCGACCAGCGCAAGGAAATAAGGCAGATGAATGAACAGGCTATCCGCGACCTCAACGTATCCTGGATGCTGGAAATGATAGGCAGCCCCAACGCACTCCGGGAAAAAATGGCCCTGTTCTGGCACGGCCACTTTGCCTGCCGCACCCAGAATGTCTTCTTCAACCAGCAGCTGCTGCAGGTGATCCGTGAAAATGCCCTTGGCAATTTTGCAGACCTGCTCACCGCCGTGTCAAAAAGTGCGGCCATGCTGCAGTTTCTCAATAACCAGCAGAACCGGAAGCAACACCCTAACGAGAACTTTGCACGCGAGGTGATGGAACTGTTTACCATGGGCCGCGGCCACTACTCGGAACAGGATGTGAAAGAAGCCGCCAGGGCCTTTACCGGCTGGGGCTTTGACGACACGGGTACCTTTGTATTCCGGAAAAACGCGCATGATGAAGGCCGTAAAACCGTGCTGGGAAAGACCGGCAATTTTGATGGGGATGATGTGCTGAAAATACTTTGCGAACAGGAACAGACCGCCCGCTTCATTACCCGGAAAATATACGCCTACTTTGTAAATGATCAGGTGGATGAAGACCAGGTAAACAAACTGGCGCATAAGTTTTACACCAGCAGTTACGATATCCATGGGCTGATGCAGCATATCTTCACCAGCGACTTTTTCTATGACAATGCCAATGTGGGCAACCGCATCAAATCGCCGGTGGAACTGCTGGTGGGCATACGCCGCACTATCCCCATGCTGTTTGACCAGGAAGAGGTAATGCTGCTGTTCCAGCGCATCATGGGCCAGTTACTTTTTTATCCGCCCAACGTAGCCGGCTGGCCCGGCGGGCGCGCGTGGATAGACAGTTCCAGCCTGATGTTCCGCATGCGGGTACCCCAGGTGATCCTCTACTCGCAAACACTCAGCGTAATGCCCAAGGAGCTGGTGCCGGAAATGGGAGAAGGGCAGCACTATAAAGCAACACTGGCCATCAATGATTTCCTGAAACGCCAGTATGCTAAAAAGATCAATGCCCGCATCAACTGGGAGCCTTACCTGTCGGCCCTTTCCGCCATCCCGCGGGAATCACTGGCTCCCGCCATTGCCCAGCATCTTTTAGGCGCTAACAACCTGCCGTCCGCCCTGCTGGACAAATACGCAGACGCTGCCACCCGTGAGTCCTACATCAAAACAGTGACCATCGATGTGATGAGCACACCCGAGTACCAGTTGTGCTAG
- a CDS encoding DUF1501 domain-containing protein, whose protein sequence is MLILNRRRFLQLGSLASAATLMPQFLKALERRPLAGAGNKVLVVVQLSGGNDGLNTIIPYRNDIYYRLRPSLSIKREDALSLTDEEGIHPALRSLKALYDNGDMALLQNVGYPNPDRSHFRSMDIWQTASSSSDSWSNGWIGRYLDAQCNGCDHPTQALEMDDTLSLALKGASNNGLAFTDPNRLMGTSNDPFFKALQAQHHTEDGHHNVEYLYKTMGETISSASYISQQFKTYQSKAAYPNTELGKHMRTIANLVMSDINTKVYYVSHGSFDTHVGQQGQQQRLFGQLDDALDVFVQDLKANNRFQDVVIMTFSEFGRRVAQNASGGTDHGTANNMFLISGALRQKGLLNPGPDLVNLLEGDLQYQVDFKSVYATLLNKWLGADDRAILQQQYPHLDFV, encoded by the coding sequence ATGCTGATCCTTAACAGAAGACGCTTCCTCCAGTTAGGCTCCCTGGCCTCCGCTGCCACGCTGATGCCGCAATTCCTGAAAGCACTGGAACGCAGGCCCCTGGCGGGTGCGGGCAATAAGGTGCTGGTGGTGGTACAGCTTTCGGGGGGCAATGACGGGCTCAATACCATCATTCCTTACCGCAATGATATTTACTACCGCCTGCGCCCTTCGCTGAGCATCAAAAGGGAAGATGCCCTGTCGCTCACGGATGAAGAAGGCATACACCCCGCATTGAGATCATTGAAAGCATTGTATGATAACGGGGACATGGCATTGCTGCAAAATGTAGGCTATCCCAATCCCGACCGCTCCCACTTCCGTTCCATGGATATCTGGCAAACTGCCAGCAGCAGCAGTGATAGCTGGAGCAATGGCTGGATAGGCCGTTACCTGGATGCACAGTGCAATGGCTGTGATCATCCCACGCAGGCGCTGGAAATGGATGATACCCTGAGCCTTGCCCTGAAAGGCGCCAGCAACAATGGGTTGGCCTTTACAGATCCTAACCGTCTTATGGGTACCAGCAATGATCCTTTCTTCAAAGCGCTGCAGGCGCAGCATCACACCGAAGACGGGCACCACAACGTGGAGTACCTCTATAAGACCATGGGCGAAACCATTTCCAGTGCTTCCTATATTTCACAGCAATTCAAAACCTACCAAAGCAAGGCGGCCTATCCCAATACGGAACTGGGCAAGCATATGCGCACCATTGCAAACCTGGTGATGAGTGATATCAATACGAAAGTGTATTACGTATCGCATGGGAGCTTTGATACGCACGTGGGCCAGCAGGGCCAGCAGCAGCGGCTTTTCGGGCAGCTGGACGATGCGCTGGATGTTTTTGTGCAGGACCTGAAAGCAAACAACCGTTTCCAGGATGTAGTGATCATGACCTTCTCCGAATTTGGCCGGCGGGTAGCGCAGAACGCCAGTGGTGGCACGGATCATGGCACGGCCAATAACATGTTCCTGATCAGCGGGGCGCTGCGGCAAAAAGGCCTGCTCAATCCCGGCCCCGACCTGGTGAACCTGCTGGAAGGAGACCTGCAATACCAAGTGGATTTCAAAAGCGTGTATGCCACCTTGCTGAACAAGTGGCTGGGGGCGGACGATCGGGCGATCTTACAACAACAATATCCTCACCTGGATTTTGTATAA
- a CDS encoding OPT family oligopeptide transporter yields MAEFKPFVAPESNMKEFTFKSILLGALFGIIFGASTVYLALKAGLTVSASIPIAVIAITLGRRFFKTTILENNIIQTTGSAGETIAGGVAFTLPGFLFLSTGGDGDKYFNYLTILTLSILGGFLGTLMMVPLRRSLIVKEHDNLPYPEGTACAAVLKAGEKGGNFARTAFWGLGFSVVYAVFQHVFHIIAEVPSWIAKQTNKYSPSMKIGAEITPEYLGVGYIIGPRISGVLVAGGVLAWCALIPLLATLVPPDMIAAQLSKLGYLADIHTAGGRNGWDPLNHTFSDYSGAVYNAYIRQIGAGAVAAGGFITLLKTIPTIITSFRESIKSLRDKDESVSVARTERDLSLKFVGIGVLILLVLMSAIPLIPGDNWWTRGIIGVLVIIFGAFFVTVSSRIVGLIGTSNNPISGMTIATIMATSLVFISVGWSGRVYEPMVLVVGGMICIAAANAGGTSQDLKTGYIVGATPIYQQIALLIGAIVSSIVIGYTVKVLDTPTGDMLARGITHAIGTEKFPGPQATLMATLIKGIQANNLDWQFIAAGVFIAITIELCGLNALSFAVGLYLPLTTTLPIAVGGGIKGIVNYLSKKEGKKKEDDDLGQGNLFATGLVAGGAITGVIVAFLSVGKSTGEMMDKLNMEASLSNGLGIGLYDVVGALFFLAMGFTLYRIARSRKLAASLETIEE; encoded by the coding sequence ATGGCAGAATTTAAGCCTTTCGTGGCGCCGGAGAGTAACATGAAGGAGTTTACCTTCAAGAGCATCCTGCTGGGCGCCTTGTTTGGTATCATCTTCGGTGCTTCTACCGTGTACCTGGCCCTGAAAGCGGGCCTCACCGTTTCCGCGTCCATCCCTATCGCCGTAATTGCTATCACGCTGGGCCGGCGTTTTTTCAAAACCACCATCCTGGAGAATAACATCATCCAGACCACCGGTTCCGCCGGTGAAACCATTGCCGGGGGCGTGGCCTTTACCCTGCCGGGCTTCCTCTTCCTGTCTACCGGCGGCGATGGCGACAAATATTTTAATTACCTCACGATCCTCACCCTTTCCATCCTGGGCGGTTTCCTGGGCACACTGATGATGGTGCCCCTGCGCAGATCCCTGATCGTGAAGGAGCATGATAACCTGCCCTACCCGGAAGGCACTGCCTGCGCGGCGGTGCTGAAAGCCGGTGAAAAAGGTGGCAACTTTGCACGCACCGCCTTCTGGGGCCTGGGTTTCTCCGTGGTATATGCCGTTTTCCAGCACGTATTCCATATTATTGCAGAAGTACCCAGTTGGATAGCCAAGCAAACCAATAAGTACTCCCCTTCCATGAAGATCGGCGCGGAAATAACCCCGGAATACCTGGGTGTGGGTTATATCATTGGCCCCCGCATTTCCGGCGTACTGGTGGCGGGTGGCGTACTGGCCTGGTGCGCACTTATTCCCCTGCTGGCTACATTGGTACCGCCAGACATGATTGCCGCGCAGCTGTCTAAGCTGGGCTACCTGGCAGACATCCATACTGCCGGCGGCCGCAACGGCTGGGACCCGCTGAACCATACTTTCAGTGATTATTCCGGCGCTGTGTATAACGCTTATATCCGCCAGATCGGCGCGGGCGCTGTTGCAGCGGGAGGCTTTATCACCCTGCTCAAAACCATTCCCACCATCATTACCTCCTTCCGTGAGAGCATAAAATCCCTGCGCGACAAGGATGAATCCGTATCTGTAGCCCGTACAGAGCGCGACCTGAGCCTGAAATTTGTAGGCATTGGCGTACTGATCTTACTGGTGCTGATGTCCGCAATCCCACTGATCCCCGGCGACAACTGGTGGACCCGCGGTATCATCGGTGTACTGGTGATCATCTTCGGAGCCTTCTTCGTAACGGTGTCCAGCCGCATTGTAGGCCTGATCGGTACTTCCAATAACCCTATTTCCGGTATGACCATTGCCACTATTATGGCCACCAGCCTGGTGTTTATCAGCGTGGGATGGAGCGGCCGTGTGTACGAGCCCATGGTGCTGGTAGTAGGGGGCATGATCTGTATTGCCGCGGCAAATGCTGGCGGTACATCACAGGACCTTAAAACGGGCTACATCGTAGGCGCAACGCCGATTTACCAGCAAATTGCACTGCTGATCGGCGCTATCGTTTCCTCTATCGTGATCGGTTATACCGTGAAAGTACTGGATACCCCCACCGGGGATATGCTGGCACGTGGTATCACGCATGCCATTGGCACGGAGAAATTCCCTGGCCCGCAAGCCACGCTGATGGCCACTTTGATCAAAGGCATCCAGGCGAATAACCTGGACTGGCAATTCATTGCAGCCGGCGTGTTCATTGCCATTACGATTGAACTTTGCGGCCTCAACGCATTGTCCTTTGCCGTAGGCTTATACCTCCCGCTGACCACTACCCTGCCCATCGCGGTAGGAGGCGGCATCAAAGGCATTGTAAACTATCTCTCTAAAAAAGAAGGCAAAAAGAAAGAAGACGATGACCTGGGACAGGGCAACCTGTTTGCGACCGGCCTTGTAGCCGGGGGCGCTATTACAGGTGTGATCGTAGCCTTCCTGAGTGTAGGAAAATCTACCGGCGAGATGATGGATAAGCTAAACATGGAAGCATCCCTGTCCAACGGACTGGGCATAGGCCTTTACGATGTGGTGGGCGCCCTGTTCTTCCTGGCCATGGGCTTTACCCTGTACCGCATAGCGCGCAGTCGCAAACTGGCGGCCAGCCTGGAAACCATCGAGGAATAA
- a CDS encoding peptide MFS transporter gives MQSTVAESGAITESSAKKSWHPKGLFVLSSTEMWERFNFYGMRALLTLFLSTALAFSDARATIVYGGYLGLCFLTPMLGGYISDRYLGNRYSIMLGGLILAIGQLFMFFSGSVFSTNLDLATTLMWVGLGVQILGNGFFKPNISSMVGQLYPKGDNRMDSAFTIFYMGINMGSTLGMAICPLLGDHVDANDHQIPGVFKWGFLAAGLAIIIGTVFFWFMKDKYVVGPDGRPVGTKPRFDKNKVHVAGEEADKAHFKPASVLGCLVLGIAVYLGLHFLMAGDDPIESWLYPFIYASGITLAVLILSDKSVTKVERDRILVIYAVSFFVIFFWACFEQAGSSLTFIAANQTDRHFLGWNMPASFVQNANSIFIIVLAIPFSLWWGWLQKMKAEPISPVKQAAGLGFLALGYFIIAQKVNGLGDGKLGVIWLIVMYLFHTIGELWVSPIGLSLVAKLAPKRFSSLLMGVFFLSNASGYALSGTLGALLPPKPQMYHDAAKANINLQGILDGTTALTAGIKQQLHDLKIPDHYPSFAGFTIHNLYEFFMVFVILPGSAAILLFFLSFLLKRMMHGVR, from the coding sequence ATGCAATCAACTGTTGCTGAATCAGGGGCCATCACCGAATCTTCGGCAAAAAAATCATGGCATCCGAAAGGGTTGTTTGTGCTCTCCTCCACGGAAATGTGGGAGCGATTCAACTTCTATGGCATGCGCGCCCTGCTTACCCTGTTCCTGTCCACTGCACTTGCTTTCAGCGATGCCCGCGCTACCATCGTATACGGTGGATACCTGGGGCTCTGCTTCCTCACTCCCATGCTGGGCGGCTATATCTCTGACCGCTACCTGGGCAACCGTTACAGCATCATGCTGGGCGGCCTTATCCTCGCTATTGGCCAGCTGTTCATGTTCTTCAGCGGCAGCGTTTTCTCTACCAACCTGGACCTTGCTACCACGCTCATGTGGGTAGGCCTGGGCGTACAGATCCTGGGCAATGGTTTCTTTAAACCTAATATCTCTTCCATGGTAGGCCAGTTGTACCCGAAAGGGGACAACCGTATGGACAGCGCCTTTACCATCTTTTATATGGGCATCAACATGGGCTCCACGCTGGGCATGGCGATCTGCCCCCTGCTGGGCGACCATGTGGATGCAAACGACCACCAGATCCCCGGTGTGTTCAAATGGGGCTTCCTGGCAGCCGGTTTAGCCATCATCATCGGTACCGTTTTCTTCTGGTTCATGAAGGATAAATACGTGGTAGGGCCAGATGGCAGGCCAGTGGGTACTAAACCCCGGTTTGACAAAAACAAGGTGCACGTAGCGGGTGAAGAGGCGGACAAAGCACATTTTAAGCCCGCCTCCGTGCTGGGCTGCCTGGTGCTGGGTATCGCCGTATACCTGGGCCTGCACTTCCTCATGGCCGGTGACGATCCCATTGAATCCTGGCTGTATCCTTTTATATATGCATCCGGTATCACGCTGGCAGTGCTGATCCTTTCTGATAAATCCGTCACCAAAGTAGAGCGGGACCGTATCCTGGTGATCTACGCCGTATCCTTCTTCGTGATCTTTTTCTGGGCTTGTTTTGAGCAGGCGGGATCATCCCTGACGTTTATTGCGGCCAACCAGACGGACCGTCATTTCCTGGGCTGGAACATGCCGGCCAGCTTTGTACAAAATGCCAATTCTATTTTCATAATTGTGCTGGCCATTCCTTTCAGCCTGTGGTGGGGCTGGCTGCAAAAAATGAAAGCGGAGCCCATCTCCCCCGTGAAACAGGCCGCAGGATTGGGTTTCCTGGCCCTGGGCTATTTCATTATCGCGCAGAAAGTAAATGGCCTGGGCGATGGTAAACTGGGCGTGATCTGGCTGATCGTGATGTACCTGTTCCATACCATTGGTGAGTTGTGGGTATCCCCCATTGGCTTGTCGCTGGTGGCCAAACTGGCGCCCAAGCGTTTCAGTTCCCTGCTCATGGGTGTGTTCTTCCTCTCCAATGCCTCCGGCTATGCATTGTCCGGCACCCTGGGTGCCCTGCTGCCGCCCAAGCCGCAGATGTACCACGATGCAGCCAAGGCCAACATCAACCTCCAGGGCATCCTGGATGGTACTACGGCCCTTACAGCCGGCATTAAACAGCAGCTGCATGACCTGAAGATCCCCGACCACTATCCCAGCTTTGCAGGCTTTACGATCCACAATCTCTACGAGTTTTTCATGGTGTTTGTGATCCTGCCCGGCAGCGCAGCCATACTGCTTTTCTTCCTGTCCTTCCTGCTGAAACGCATGATGCACGGGGTGAGATAA
- the purD gene encoding phosphoribosylamine--glycine ligase, with protein sequence MKILLLGSGGREHALAWKMAQSPLCTQLFIAPGNAGTPQYGQNVDIAVADFPAIRAFCLEHAIDMVVPGPEEPLVKGIYDFFLQDEQLQHIPVMGPSQYGAQLEGSKAFAKQFMGRHHIPTASYREFTEATFEEGMAYLAQHPLPVVIKADGLAAGKGVVIAATTAEAQDAFQQMIRDAKFGDAGKKVVIEQFLTGIEMSVFALTDGKSYVILPSAKDYKRIGEGDTGLNTGGMGAVSPVPFADATFMEKVEQQVVKPTIDGLSKENIAYNGFVFFGLIKVGDEPFVIEYNCRMGDPETEVVMPRLQNDLLELFKAVANGTLAQQAIQADPRTAATVMLVAGGYPGDYEKGKVITGIPAATATQLVLHAGTKQVGADVVTNGGRVLTVTTLAPDLASALAASKATAAQIQFEGKYFRKDIGFEFV encoded by the coding sequence ATGAAAATATTATTGCTTGGTAGTGGAGGCCGCGAACACGCGCTGGCCTGGAAAATGGCACAAAGCCCTCTCTGTACTCAACTTTTCATTGCACCGGGCAATGCCGGTACGCCACAGTATGGCCAGAATGTGGACATCGCGGTAGCAGATTTTCCCGCGATCCGGGCATTCTGCCTGGAGCATGCCATTGACATGGTGGTGCCTGGCCCGGAAGAGCCGCTGGTAAAAGGCATCTACGACTTCTTCCTGCAAGACGAACAACTGCAACACATCCCGGTAATGGGCCCCTCGCAATATGGTGCCCAGCTGGAAGGCAGCAAGGCCTTTGCCAAGCAGTTCATGGGCCGTCATCATATTCCCACTGCATCTTACCGCGAGTTTACCGAAGCTACTTTTGAAGAAGGCATGGCTTACCTGGCCCAGCATCCCCTGCCCGTAGTGATCAAGGCCGATGGCCTGGCCGCCGGCAAAGGGGTGGTGATAGCCGCCACCACGGCGGAAGCGCAGGATGCCTTCCAGCAAATGATCCGTGACGCCAAGTTTGGCGATGCCGGTAAAAAAGTAGTGATAGAGCAGTTCCTCACCGGCATTGAAATGTCTGTGTTTGCCCTCACGGATGGCAAAAGCTACGTGATCCTGCCTTCTGCCAAGGATTATAAGCGCATTGGCGAAGGCGATACCGGCCTCAATACCGGCGGTATGGGCGCCGTATCCCCGGTGCCTTTTGCAGATGCCACCTTCATGGAAAAAGTAGAACAACAGGTAGTGAAACCCACAATTGACGGGCTTTCCAAAGAGAACATCGCTTACAACGGCTTTGTGTTCTTTGGGCTGATCAAAGTAGGGGACGAGCCTTTTGTGATTGAATATAACTGCCGCATGGGCGACCCTGAAACCGAGGTGGTAATGCCACGCCTGCAGAACGACCTGTTGGAACTGTTTAAGGCCGTGGCCAACGGAACCCTTGCGCAGCAAGCCATCCAGGCCGATCCGCGTACAGCCGCCACCGTTATGCTGGTAGCCGGCGGCTATCCAGGGGACTATGAGAAAGGGAAGGTGATCACCGGCATTCCCGCGGCCACGGCCACACAGCTGGTACTACATGCCGGTACTAAACAGGTGGGCGCAGACGTTGTGACCAATGGCGGGCGCGTGCTCACGGTAACCACCCTGGCACCGGACCTGGCCTCCGCCCTGGCGGCGTCCAAGGCAACCGCTGCCCAAATACAATTTGAGGGAAAATATTTCAGAAAAGATATCGGCTTTGAATTTGTATAA
- a CDS encoding rod shape-determining protein, producing MTVSTMGFFNFLTQEIAIDLGTANTLIIHNDQVVVDEPSIVAIERAGGKIVAVGKKAMMMHEKTHEYLRTIRPLKDGVIADFNAAEGMLREMIKMVYPKKPLFAPSWRMVICIPSSITEVEKRAVRDSAEQAGAKEVFLIHEPMAAALGIGIDVEEPVGNMIIDIGGGTTGISVIALAGIVCDQSIRIAGDEFTADIMEALRRYHSLLIGERTAEQIKIQVGSALKELDNPPDDIAVNGRDLVTGIPKQIQVSYQEIAEALDKSIFKIEEAILKALETTPPELAADIYRRGLYLTGGGALLRGLDKRLSQKIKLPVHVADDPLRAVVRGTGIALKHVGKYPFLMQ from the coding sequence TTGACCGTATCAACAATGGGCTTTTTTAATTTTTTAACGCAGGAGATAGCGATCGACTTGGGTACAGCGAATACGCTTATCATTCATAATGACCAGGTGGTGGTGGACGAGCCATCCATCGTGGCCATTGAAAGAGCAGGGGGCAAAATTGTGGCCGTAGGTAAAAAGGCTATGATGATGCATGAAAAGACACATGAATACCTGCGTACCATCCGCCCGTTGAAAGACGGTGTGATCGCGGATTTCAACGCAGCTGAAGGCATGCTGCGTGAAATGATCAAGATGGTGTACCCCAAAAAGCCGTTGTTTGCCCCGAGCTGGCGTATGGTGATCTGCATCCCGTCCAGCATCACGGAAGTAGAGAAACGTGCGGTGCGCGACTCTGCAGAGCAAGCGGGCGCCAAAGAAGTATTCCTGATCCATGAGCCAATGGCAGCCGCCCTTGGTATCGGTATAGACGTAGAAGAGCCGGTAGGTAATATGATCATTGATATCGGGGGGGGGACCACCGGTATTTCCGTGATCGCCCTGGCCGGTATTGTGTGTGACCAGAGTATCCGTATTGCGGGTGATGAGTTCACCGCAGACATCATGGAAGCCCTGCGCCGCTACCACTCCCTGCTCATCGGTGAACGTACCGCGGAGCAGATCAAGATCCAGGTAGGTTCTGCCCTGAAAGAGCTGGACAACCCGCCTGATGACATTGCGGTGAATGGCCGTGACCTGGTAACCGGTATTCCCAAGCAGATCCAGGTATCTTACCAGGAAATTGCGGAAGCACTGGATAAATCCATTTTCAAGATTGAAGAGGCCATCCTCAAGGCGCTGGAAACCACGCCCCCCGAGCTGGCGGCCGATATTTACCGCCGTGGCCTTTACCTTACCGGTGGTGGTGCACTGCTGCGTGGCCTGGACAAACGCCTGTCCCAGAAGATCAAGCTGCCCGTACATGTAGCAGACGATCCGCTGCGCGCCGTGGTAAGAGGTACCGGCATTGCCCTGAAACACGTGGGTAAATACCCCTTCCTCATGCAATAA